From the genome of Rathayibacter sp. VKM Ac-2804:
AGCGCGGCGGAGCCGCCGAGGATCAGCGGCCACCAGCTCCACGGGCTGAAGAAGCCCAGCTCGGGGTCGCCGTCGTCGATGTCGGCGTCGAGGCGGTCCTCGGGCAGCTCGGCGCCCTGGGCCTTGTGCACCCGGCCGACGTAGAAGGCGATGAACCCGCCCAGCACCGACGAGAGCGCGATGCCCACGGTGCCGACCCACTCGATCTGACCGGTGTCGATCAGGGACCAGAGGATGTAGGTGACGTCCGCGAGGAGGAAGAA
Proteins encoded in this window:
- a CDS encoding cytochrome c oxidase subunit 4, whose protein sequence is MRANVNLFWLLAGFFLLADVTYILWSLIDTGQIEWVGTVGIALSSVLGGFIAFYVGRVHKAQGAELPEDRLDADIDDGDPELGFFSPWSWWPLILGGSAALAFLGLAVGFWITYIAVGLFLVAIAGWVYEYYRGYFAR